The Rickettsia helvetica genome has a segment encoding these proteins:
- the ruvX gene encoding Holliday junction resolvase RuvX produces MIIKNLQEFYRLLIPNAPLIAIDYGSKKLGIALSNQERSIAMPLNTITEINKKIVITSLLNIIEKYKVCGVVIGLPIDMSGAVTEQTNIVMKFAEELTKSINLPIYLQDERLTTKAANNFLKSFGVKRKDRNNNDDAVAASMILETVLDSIKNI; encoded by the coding sequence ATGATCATAAAAAATCTTCAAGAATTTTATCGGCTTTTAATACCAAATGCTCCGCTTATCGCTATTGACTACGGAAGCAAAAAATTAGGAATCGCATTATCTAATCAAGAACGTAGTATTGCTATGCCCTTAAATACTATAACCGAGATAAATAAAAAGATTGTTATTACTTCCTTGCTTAATATCATTGAAAAATATAAAGTTTGCGGTGTTGTAATAGGTCTACCGATTGATATGAGCGGAGCAGTAACGGAGCAAACAAATATAGTGATGAAATTTGCAGAAGAGTTAACAAAATCTATAAACTTGCCTATATACTTACAAGATGAAAGACTAACTACAAAAGCTGCAAATAATTTTCTTAAATCATTCGGCGTTAAAAGAAAAGACCGTAATAATAATGATGATGCCGTAGCTGCTAGTATGATCCTTGAAACTGTGCTTGATTCTATAAAAAATATTTAA
- a CDS encoding HigA family addiction module antitoxin has product MGISQSKLARDIDVPVTRINNIIKHHRSITADTALRLGKYFNVNPRWWNEYAKPI; this is encoded by the coding sequence ATGGGGATTAGTCAAAGCAAGCTTGCTCGTGATATTGATGTACCTGTTACTAGGATTAATAATATAATTAAGCATCATCGTTCAATTACTGCTGATACAGCACTCCGTTTAGGTAAATATTTTAATGTTAATCCTCGTTGGTGGAATGAATATGCAAAACCAATATGA
- a CDS encoding dTDP-4-dehydrorhamnose reductase family protein, whose translation MKILILGVTGMLGNSICRFLSSDKKFDIFATARNNSARSYFSKDLSDKLITNVDVENHDSLVEVFNKTKPDIVINCIGLVKQLTDANDPLKALPINSLLPHRLANLCKLTNSRLIHISTDCVFSGKKGNYKESDFPDCYDLYGRSKFLGEVDYPHAITLRTSIIGHELAGNRSLINWFLSAEGHVKGFEKAIYSGFPTVELARIIRDFVLPNKELHGLYHIASKPINKLELLKLVAEIYNKEIDIIPSDELVIDRSLDATSFNEVTGYAPPEWRELVKRMCEFG comes from the coding sequence ATGAAAATATTAATTTTAGGTGTTACCGGTATGCTAGGTAATAGCATATGCAGGTTTTTAAGTAGTGATAAAAAATTTGACATTTTTGCGACAGCCCGAAATAATTCCGCTCGTTCTTATTTTTCTAAGGATTTATCCGATAAATTAATTACAAATGTAGATGTTGAGAACCATGATTCATTAGTTGAGGTATTTAATAAAACAAAACCCGATATAGTAATAAATTGTATAGGGCTTGTAAAACAACTAACTGATGCAAACGATCCATTAAAAGCATTACCGATAAATAGTTTGTTACCGCATAGATTAGCTAATTTATGTAAACTAACTAATTCAAGGTTAATCCATATTAGTACGGATTGTGTATTTTCAGGAAAAAAAGGTAATTATAAGGAAAGCGATTTTCCTGATTGCTATGATCTTTACGGTCGTTCAAAATTTCTTGGCGAAGTAGATTATCCGCATGCTATTACACTACGTACTTCCATTATAGGTCATGAGCTAGCAGGCAATAGAAGCTTAATCAATTGGTTTTTAAGTGCAGAAGGACACGTGAAAGGTTTTGAAAAAGCTATTTATTCAGGATTTCCGACAGTAGAGCTTGCAAGAATAATAAGGGATTTTGTATTACCAAATAAAGAGTTGCATGGGCTTTATCATATTGCATCAAAACCGATTAATAAGTTAGAATTATTAAAATTAGTAGCGGAAATATATAATAAAGAAATCGATATTATTCCGTCAGATGAGCTTGTAATAGATCGCTCACTAGATGCTACTAGTTTTAACGAGGTAACGGGATATGCTCCGCCTGAATGGCGTGAGCTTGTAAAGCGTATGTGTGAGTTTGGGTGA
- a CDS encoding polysaccharide biosynthesis protein, translated as MFVDKTLMITGGTGSFGNAVLSRFLKSDIINDIKEIRIFSRDEKKQEDMRIALNNPKLKFYIGDVRNYKSIDEAMHGVDYVFHAAALKQVPTCEFYPMESINTNVLGAENVLSAAINNKVAKVIVLSTDKAVYPINAMGLSKALMEKLAVAKARMRSQGETVLCVTRYGNVMASRGSVIPLFINQIKQDKDLTITEPSMTRFLMSLIDSVDLVLYAFEHGRQGDIFVQKAPASTIEVLAKALQEIFGSKNEIRFIGTRHGEKHYESLVSSEEMAKADDLGDYYRIPMDGRDLNYAKYFVEGEKKVALLEDYNSHNTKRLNLEEVKELLLNLDYVQEELNNA; from the coding sequence ATGTTTGTAGATAAAACTTTAATGATTACAGGAGGCACCGGTTCGTTTGGTAATGCGGTGCTTTCTCGTTTTCTTAAATCCGATATTATTAACGATATTAAAGAAATTAGAATTTTCAGTAGAGATGAAAAAAAGCAAGAGGATATGCGTATTGCTTTAAATAATCCGAAACTTAAATTCTATATCGGAGACGTACGCAATTATAAAAGTATTGATGAGGCAATGCACGGTGTAGATTATGTATTTCATGCCGCTGCTTTAAAGCAAGTTCCGACTTGCGAATTTTATCCTATGGAATCAATCAATACTAATGTGTTAGGTGCCGAAAATGTTTTAAGTGCAGCCATTAATAATAAAGTTGCAAAAGTTATAGTACTTAGTACTGATAAGGCTGTATATCCAATTAATGCAATGGGATTATCTAAAGCGTTAATGGAAAAGTTAGCAGTAGCAAAAGCTCGTATGCGTAGCCAGGGTGAGACCGTGCTTTGTGTCACTAGATACGGTAATGTTATGGCTTCCCGTGGTTCGGTAATTCCTCTTTTTATCAATCAAATTAAGCAGGATAAAGACCTTACCATCACTGAACCTTCAATGACACGTTTTTTAATGTCGCTTATAGATTCCGTAGATTTAGTTTTATATGCGTTTGAGCATGGACGTCAAGGCGATATTTTTGTACAAAAAGCTCCGGCAAGTACAATTGAGGTACTTGCAAAAGCGTTACAAGAAATATTCGGTAGCAAAAATGAAATACGCTTTATCGGTACACGTCATGGAGAGAAACATTATGAATCGTTAGTATCATCTGAAGAAATGGCAAAAGCTGATGATTTAGGGGATTATTACCGTATTCCTATGGACGGGCGCGATCTTAATTATGCAAAATATTTTGTTGAAGGTGAAAAGAAAGTAGCACTTTTAGAGGATTACAATTCTCATAATACAAAACGTTTAAATTTGGAAGAAGTAAAAGAGCTGCTACTAAATCTTGATTATGTACAAGAGGAGCTAAACAATGCTTAA
- the wecB gene encoding non-hydrolyzing UDP-N-acetylglucosamine 2-epimerase, whose protein sequence is MLKVVTIVGTRPELIKLCCVISEFDKYTNHILVHTGQNYAYELNQVFFDDMGIRKPDYFLEVAADNTAKSIGLIIEKVDAVLEKEKPDAVLFYGDTNSCLSAIAAKRRKIPIFHMEAGNRCFDQRVPEEINRKIIDHISDVNITLTEYARRYLIFEGLPPELIFKSGSHMPEVLDRFMPKILKSDILDKLSLTPKQYFLISSHREENVDVKNNLKELLSSLQTLIKEYNFPVIFSTHPRTKKRLEDLEGFKELDDKIRFLPAFGFTDYVKLQMNAFCILSDSGTITEEASILNLPALNIREAHERPEGMDAGTLIMSGFKAERVLQSVKAITEERENNKNMQDIVPDYAEAGLVSKKILRIVLSYVDYVNRTVWFKK, encoded by the coding sequence ATGCTTAAGGTAGTGACGATTGTCGGCACTCGTCCTGAACTTATTAAACTATGCTGCGTGATTTCCGAGTTTGATAAATATACTAATCACATCCTAGTTCATACCGGTCAAAATTATGCATATGAATTAAATCAGGTTTTTTTTGATGATATGGGAATTAGAAAACCCGATTATTTCTTAGAAGTAGCAGCAGACAATACTGCAAAATCTATCGGGCTTATTATCGAAAAAGTTGATGCAGTACTTGAGAAAGAAAAGCCCGATGCTGTTTTATTTTATGGTGATACTAACTCTTGCTTATCGGCCATTGCCGCTAAACGCCGTAAAATTCCGATTTTTCATATGGAAGCAGGGAATCGTTGTTTTGATCAGCGTGTACCTGAAGAAATAAACCGTAAAATCATTGATCATATTAGCGACGTTAACATTACGTTAACCGAGTATGCAAGACGTTATTTAATTTTTGAAGGTTTGCCTCCTGAGCTTATTTTTAAATCAGGTTCGCATATGCCTGAAGTTCTTGACCGCTTTATGCCTAAAATATTAAAGTCGGATATTTTGGATAAATTGTCACTTACACCAAAACAATATTTCTTAATTAGTTCACATCGTGAAGAAAATGTCGACGTCAAAAATAATCTGAAAGAATTATTAAGTAGTTTACAAACGCTTATTAAAGAATATAATTTCCCCGTAATCTTCTCAACACACCCAAGGACTAAAAAAAGGCTTGAAGATTTGGAAGGGTTTAAGGAACTTGATGATAAAATAAGGTTTTTACCGGCTTTTGGCTTTACTGATTACGTTAAGCTTCAGATGAATGCATTTTGTATTTTATCCGATAGCGGTACTATTACCGAAGAAGCATCGATACTTAATTTACCTGCTTTAAATATTAGAGAAGCACATGAGCGTCCTGAAGGTATGGACGCCGGTACGCTTATTATGTCGGGTTTTAAGGCTGAGCGGGTACTGCAATCGGTGAAAGCTATTACGGAAGAACGCGAGAATAATAAAAATATGCAAGATATTGTACCGGATTATGCTGAAGCAGGTCTTGTATCAAAGAAAATATTACGTATAGTTTTAAGTTATGTGGATTATGTTAACCGTACAGTATGGTTTAAAAAGTAA
- a CDS encoding glycosyltransferase family 2 protein: MTTRKDKPLNIYHTLVSIVIPVYNGANYMKEAINSALAQTYKNIEIIVVNDGSKDNGETERVALSYGDKIRYFHKENGGCGSALNYGIKNMKGEYFSWLSHDDIYYPNKIEHQVNILNKLDNKDTIIYGGYELIDEKGNSLRYIKPDSVLPINKLNISLLPLLRGLIHGCSLLIPVKYFHEVGIFNETLPTTQDYDLWFKIFRVAPIHFDESILIKSRFHSEQGSKKISNHNEECNVLWSSFLHELTEDEMIRMEGSSYLFLTRTANFLSNNTPYKKACDLASTMAKQVLHDTKVSVIIPVYNRINWAIEAIESVLIQTHKNFEILIIDDGSTDDISELTSICKKDKRIKYFRKKNEGPAAARNLGIKNAIGKYIAFLDSDDLFYRDKIEIQLKFMEENNFIFSHTSYQKINEKGKYIESIHSGFFSGNIFPQVIQTCPIAMPTVMGTLTLFQENLFPENIRSGEDCCLWISIASKNSIGGIDKELSKIRISSGTNTFMDPNKYSVGLINITSYVLNDSYLSKFSPFTINLLLAAVTQLRLLENKNEDYKKSNISFFKNNYVIQKIRTYCFVTKILILLTITSIRQEGIRATISRIQRWLRKHI; the protein is encoded by the coding sequence ATGACAACTAGAAAAGATAAACCTCTAAATATTTATCATACTTTAGTTTCCATTGTTATACCTGTCTATAATGGAGCTAATTATATGAAAGAAGCTATAAATAGTGCTTTAGCACAAACTTATAAAAATATTGAAATTATTGTTGTTAATGATGGTTCAAAAGATAATGGAGAGACAGAACGTGTAGCATTATCATATGGTGATAAAATACGCTATTTTCATAAAGAAAACGGAGGCTGCGGTTCGGCTTTAAATTACGGTATAAAAAACATGAAAGGGGAATATTTTTCATGGCTTAGCCATGATGATATATATTATCCTAATAAAATCGAGCATCAAGTTAACATATTAAATAAATTAGATAATAAAGATACTATCATTTACGGTGGTTATGAATTAATTGATGAAAAAGGAAACTCTCTACGTTATATTAAACCGGATAGTGTGCTACCTATAAATAAACTTAATATTTCTTTATTACCTTTATTACGAGGATTAATACATGGTTGTTCGTTATTAATTCCTGTTAAATATTTTCATGAAGTCGGTATATTTAATGAAACTTTACCGACAACGCAAGATTATGATTTATGGTTTAAAATTTTCCGTGTTGCTCCTATTCATTTTGACGAGTCTATCCTAATTAAATCTCGTTTTCATTCAGAGCAAGGTAGTAAAAAAATATCAAATCATAATGAAGAATGTAATGTATTATGGTCATCGTTTCTTCATGAGTTAACAGAAGATGAAATGATTAGAATGGAAGGTTCTTCTTATTTATTTTTAACTCGTACAGCTAATTTTTTATCAAATAATACTCCATATAAAAAAGCTTGTGATTTAGCAAGTACTATGGCTAAGCAAGTACTACATGATACTAAAGTTAGTGTTATTATACCGGTATATAATAGAATAAATTGGGCAATTGAAGCTATAGAAAGTGTACTTATTCAAACACACAAAAATTTTGAGATACTTATAATAGATGATGGATCGACTGATGATATATCAGAATTAACTTCAATATGCAAAAAAGATAAAAGAATAAAATATTTTCGTAAAAAAAATGAAGGACCTGCTGCTGCACGTAACTTAGGTATTAAAAATGCTATAGGAAAATATATTGCTTTCCTTGATTCGGACGATTTATTTTATAGGGATAAAATAGAAATCCAATTAAAGTTTATGGAAGAAAATAATTTTATATTTTCTCATACTTCATATCAAAAAATAAATGAAAAAGGAAAATATATAGAATCTATTCATTCCGGGTTTTTTAGTGGAAATATTTTTCCTCAAGTCATACAAACTTGTCCAATAGCAATGCCGACAGTTATGGGAACTTTGACATTATTCCAAGAAAATTTATTTCCTGAAAATATAAGAAGCGGTGAAGATTGTTGTTTATGGATATCTATTGCTAGTAAAAACTCAATAGGCGGTATAGACAAAGAATTGTCTAAAATACGAATTAGCAGTGGTACTAATACGTTTATGGACCCAAATAAATATTCAGTAGGTTTAATAAATATTACTTCTTATGTTCTTAATGATTCTTATTTAAGTAAATTTAGTCCATTTACTATTAATTTGTTATTAGCAGCTGTTACACAATTAAGATTACTAGAAAATAAAAATGAAGACTATAAAAAAAGCAATATTTCTTTTTTCAAAAATAACTATGTAATTCAAAAAATACGAACCTATTGCTTTGTGACAAAAATTTTGATTTTATTAACTATTACTTCTATAAGGCAAGAAGGAATACGTGCAACAATCTCTAGAATACAGAGGTGGCTTAGAAAGCATATATAA
- a CDS encoding DUF2608 domain-containing protein: MYSKINKVHDFKEVIETVKQADNTSLVLFDIDEVIVMDSDESRLTHDYRKALMKDIEKRLTRKECELLLSVILKGKKSRFVNLDILKIFALLKEKNIPAMGLTKLPTDKFGVIEDMIEWRIRELAELKVNFQEFSPLEDEIIIEDFNIGYGKPTLKDGIIYTAEYDKGSVLEYVLRKTNYYPQSIIFIDDIEENLLSLQKTCKELKINYQGFEFMGSAIVPEPDLDEQLEKIRFEILEKEYKWLTDTELKTLKK, from the coding sequence ATGTATAGCAAAATAAATAAAGTTCATGATTTTAAAGAAGTTATAGAAACGGTAAAACAAGCCGATAATACTAGCTTAGTGCTTTTTGATATAGATGAAGTAATTGTAATGGATAGTGATGAATCTAGGTTAACACATGATTATAGAAAAGCATTAATGAAGGACATTGAAAAAAGACTTACTAGAAAAGAATGTGAATTATTACTTAGCGTTATTCTTAAAGGAAAAAAATCTAGGTTCGTTAATTTAGATATTTTAAAAATATTTGCTCTACTTAAAGAAAAAAATATTCCGGCAATGGGGCTTACTAAACTTCCTACCGATAAATTCGGCGTAATTGAAGATATGATCGAGTGGAGAATTCGTGAACTTGCTGAATTAAAGGTAAATTTTCAAGAATTTTCACCTTTAGAAGATGAAATAATAATCGAGGATTTTAATATCGGCTATGGTAAACCTACATTAAAAGACGGTATAATTTACACTGCGGAATATGATAAAGGAAGCGTACTTGAATATGTATTACGCAAAACAAATTATTATCCGCAATCAATAATATTTATTGATGATATAGAAGAAAATTTACTATCATTACAAAAAACTTGTAAAGAACTAAAAATTAACTATCAAGGATTTGAATTTATGGGTTCTGCTATCGTTCCTGAACCTGATCTTGATGAACAATTAGAAAAAATTAGATTTGAAATTCTAGAGAAAGAATATAAATGGTTAACAGATACGGAGCTTAAAACACTAAAAAAGTAA
- a CDS encoding alpha/beta hydrolase yields MYKLYNKTQDKFIVYDNYRIINTNIPFVIFLHSLMSSMQSTKAIHLIDYCKKNNYNFIVFDNFGHGNASGQFEDQTISDWLEGVSLILDKLIDTEAILVGSSMGGWLALLAALRFPDKIKGLVCVAPAPDFTEYIWQNISLNDQNKMQKEGILEVSGKNCEHKYPISYKLIEDAKKHLLLIKKQIDINIPLHIIHGMLDEGVPYNVSVKLLEKITSKQIVMKLIKDGHHNLSREEDLKVMTNSLEEVISNIK; encoded by the coding sequence ATGTACAAGCTTTATAATAAAACACAAGACAAATTTATTGTCTATGATAATTATAGAATAATTAATACAAATATTCCATTTGTAATTTTTTTACACAGCTTGATGTCTAGTATGCAATCAACTAAGGCTATCCATTTAATAGATTATTGTAAAAAAAACAATTATAATTTTATTGTTTTTGATAATTTCGGTCATGGAAACGCATCGGGACAATTTGAGGATCAAACAATTAGTGATTGGTTAGAAGGAGTATCACTAATTTTAGACAAATTAATTGATACGGAGGCGATATTAGTAGGTTCGAGCATGGGAGGATGGCTAGCACTTCTTGCGGCTTTAAGATTTCCTGATAAAATAAAAGGGCTTGTGTGTGTAGCCCCTGCTCCAGATTTTACCGAATATATTTGGCAAAATATATCGCTAAATGATCAAAATAAGATGCAAAAAGAGGGAATACTAGAAGTAAGCGGTAAAAATTGCGAGCATAAATATCCTATTAGCTATAAACTGATAGAAGATGCAAAAAAACATTTATTATTAATAAAAAAACAGATTGATATAAATATACCGCTGCATATAATCCATGGAATGTTAGATGAAGGTGTGCCTTATAATGTTTCAGTAAAATTATTAGAAAAAATAACGAGTAAACAAATAGTAATGAAGCTAATTAAAGACGGTCACCATAATTTATCTAGAGAAGAAGATTTAAAGGTAATGACAAATTCCTTAGAAGAAGTGATAAGTAATATTAAATAA
- a CDS encoding glycosyltransferase family 4 protein, producing MPSLKSSKRYNKYTILQVVPALVSGGVERGTIEVAKYLKILGHTPIIISAGGTLVKELDKEDILHIEMNSSSKNPFVILNNAKLIAEIIKKYNVDIVHTRSRAPAWSSYLATKWTNAKFLTTFHGVYNIPNSFKKCYNSIMLKGEKVIAVSNFIKQHLLENYKIDEDKIVVIERGVNCDYFDPANLTPEKLKKCRNKYDAPSNVPIILMPSRMTSWKGHLVLVEALSKLKHRDFYCLMVGDISRHPNFTNRVKELIATLKLQNKIQIFGNDSDIINLYGISDIIVSASIEPEAFGRTIIEGQAMEKLVIATNIGGAVETINNNITSFHVEPNNAEALAQKIDYCFSILGTDTAKKIQEAARHTVINNFSLDLMLRKNLEVYKEILKNSHN from the coding sequence ATGCCTTCATTAAAGTCAAGTAAACGATACAATAAATATACTATTTTGCAAGTAGTTCCTGCTCTAGTTTCGGGAGGGGTTGAAAGAGGTACTATAGAAGTTGCAAAATATCTTAAAATTCTCGGTCATACTCCTATCATAATTTCAGCAGGCGGTACTTTAGTTAAAGAGTTAGATAAGGAAGATATATTGCATATTGAAATGAATAGTAGCAGTAAAAATCCTTTTGTAATTCTGAATAATGCAAAATTGATAGCAGAAATAATCAAAAAATATAATGTTGATATAGTTCATACAAGATCAAGGGCACCGGCATGGAGTTCATATCTAGCAACAAAATGGACGAATGCTAAATTTCTAACTACTTTTCATGGGGTTTATAATATTCCAAATAGTTTTAAAAAATGTTATAATAGCATAATGCTAAAAGGCGAGAAAGTTATTGCCGTGTCTAATTTTATAAAACAACACTTGCTCGAAAACTATAAAATTGATGAAGATAAAATAGTAGTAATTGAACGTGGAGTGAATTGTGATTATTTTGATCCGGCAAATTTAACGCCCGAAAAACTTAAAAAATGTCGTAATAAATATGATGCACCGAGTAACGTGCCGATAATATTAATGCCTTCTAGAATGACAAGCTGGAAAGGGCATCTTGTTTTAGTAGAAGCATTAAGTAAGTTAAAACATAGAGATTTTTATTGTTTAATGGTCGGTGATATATCTAGACATCCCAATTTTACTAATAGAGTAAAAGAGCTTATAGCTACTCTAAAACTTCAAAATAAAATTCAAATTTTCGGTAATGATTCGGATATAATAAACCTATACGGGATTTCCGATATTATCGTTTCTGCCTCAATCGAGCCTGAAGCTTTCGGTCGTACTATTATAGAAGGGCAAGCGATGGAGAAGCTTGTTATTGCAACTAATATTGGCGGTGCAGTAGAAACAATAAATAATAATATAACCAGTTTCCACGTAGAACCAAATAATGCCGAAGCGTTAGCACAGAAAATCGATTATTGTTTCTCGATTTTAGGCACTGATACTGCTAAGAAAATCCAAGAAGCAGCAAGACATACGGTAATTAATAATTTCTCTCTTGATCTGATGCTAAGAAAAAACCTTGAAGTCTATAAAGAAATCTTAAAAAACTCCCATAATTGA
- the rpsD gene encoding 30S ribosomal protein S4: MTKIVRSKYKASRRLGVSLWGDSKDAFNTRNYRPGQHGHNTMIKTSDYGLHLKAKQRLKCHYGRVTEKQFRNIFALAQKMKGNTGENFIGLLESRLDTVVYRMNIAPTIFAARQLVSHGHIKLNGKKADIASIRLKEGDVIEVKESVKQIPLIQESVSKQGQTTPGYLSFDVPSLTGKYLRIPALSDIPYPFEAEVHLVIELYSR, from the coding sequence GTGACAAAAATTGTTCGTTCTAAATATAAAGCTAGTAGAAGACTTGGGGTAAGTCTATGGGGTGATAGCAAGGATGCTTTCAATACACGGAATTATCGTCCCGGGCAACATGGGCACAATACCATGATTAAAACTTCAGATTACGGTTTACATTTAAAAGCTAAGCAAAGGTTAAAATGCCACTACGGTCGCGTCACTGAAAAACAATTTAGAAATATTTTTGCACTTGCTCAAAAAATGAAAGGTAATACCGGTGAAAACTTTATTGGGTTACTTGAAAGTAGACTTGATACGGTAGTTTATAGAATGAATATAGCTCCAACTATTTTTGCTGCAAGACAGTTAGTTTCACACGGACATATTAAATTAAACGGTAAGAAAGCCGATATAGCAAGCATACGACTAAAGGAAGGTGATGTTATAGAAGTTAAAGAATCCGTAAAACAAATACCGCTTATCCAAGAATCCGTTTCAAAACAAGGTCAAACAACACCAGGCTATTTATCATTTGATGTACCTTCATTAACCGGTAAATATTTAAGAATTCCTGCTCTTTCTGATATTCCATATCCTTTTGAAGCAGAAGTTCATTTAGTAATCGAGTTATATTCTCGTTAA
- the cyoE gene encoding heme o synthase has product MSSSVKSINLGKINYSQSTVKDYILLMKPRVMSLVIFTGFVGMWIAPYSVHPFIAVIAVACIALGAGSAGAINMWYDRDIDSLMKRTQKRPIVRGAIEPDEALSFGLITGFFAVFFMALCVNLLASFLLLFTIFYYICIYTIWLKRRSIQNIVIGGVSGALPPVIGYAAVSNTISLESIILFLIIFIWTPPHSWALALFCNEDYKNCKVPMMPAVKGTLYTKKQILIYSILLFIVSLMPFFIEMNNFIYLIISGILGLVFLYYAGSLFYDTPDNKQAKRFFAYSIFYLFFIFLLLYSTNTISPIS; this is encoded by the coding sequence ATGAGTTCTTCGGTAAAATCAATAAATTTAGGTAAAATAAATTACTCTCAGAGTACAGTTAAAGACTATATATTATTAATGAAACCACGTGTGATGTCGCTTGTGATTTTTACGGGTTTTGTAGGTATGTGGATTGCTCCTTATTCCGTGCATCCTTTTATTGCTGTTATTGCTGTTGCTTGTATAGCTCTTGGGGCAGGTAGTGCTGGGGCAATTAATATGTGGTACGATAGAGACATCGATAGCTTAATGAAACGTACTCAAAAAAGACCTATCGTCAGAGGTGCTATAGAACCTGATGAGGCTTTATCTTTTGGTTTAATAACGGGATTTTTTGCAGTATTTTTTATGGCTTTATGTGTTAATCTACTTGCATCCTTTTTACTGCTATTCACTATTTTTTATTATATCTGTATTTATACTATTTGGTTAAAGCGTCGTTCTATACAAAATATCGTTATTGGCGGAGTATCGGGAGCATTGCCTCCTGTGATAGGTTATGCAGCGGTAAGCAATACTATATCTCTAGAGTCGATTATATTATTTTTGATTATCTTTATTTGGACACCGCCGCATTCATGGGCTCTTGCTTTATTCTGTAACGAAGATTATAAAAACTGTAAAGTACCGATGATGCCTGCCGTAAAAGGGACTTTATATACTAAAAAACAAATTCTAATTTACAGCATTCTTTTATTTATTGTTTCGCTAATGCCTTTTTTTATCGAAATGAATAATTTTATATATTTAATAATTTCTGGTATTCTTGGGTTAGTATTTCTATATTATGCCGGTTCCTTATTCTATGATACTCCTGATAACAAACAAGCTAAACGATTTTTTGCCTATTCGATATTTTACTTGTTTTTTATATTTTTACTTTTGTACTCAACTAACACTATATCCCCTATTAGCTGA
- a CDS encoding DUF4385 domain-containing protein, whose product MEKPSYLNFDNKNYKWKNDIDYRKCPESYRVGKGEQGVLICQPYKNEILPYWKFKTPEIAKESSERIYEIFLKYLEDNDFVGADMARKYLQMGFTRSRRYANYKGGKKYDKDHDYKKLEKGRGDPKKVKSADIFFKKWQEAEDNKKYKKMTIEWKKQYG is encoded by the coding sequence ATGGAAAAACCAAGCTATCTAAATTTTGATAATAAAAATTATAAATGGAAAAATGATATTGATTATCGTAAATGCCCGGAAAGCTATAGAGTAGGTAAAGGTGAGCAAGGAGTATTGATTTGTCAACCATATAAAAATGAAATTTTGCCTTATTGGAAGTTTAAAACTCCTGAAATTGCTAAAGAAAGTAGTGAAAGAATATATGAAATATTTTTAAAATACTTAGAGGATAATGATTTTGTTGGAGCTGATATGGCTCGTAAATATTTGCAGATGGGTTTTACTAGAAGTAGACGTTATGCTAATTATAAAGGTGGAAAAAAATATGATAAAGATCATGATTATAAGAAATTAGAAAAAGGAAGAGGTGATCCAAAAAAAGTGAAAAGTGCCGATATATTTTTCAAAAAATGGCAAGAGGCAGAAGATAATAAGAAATATAAAAAGATGACAATAGAATGGAAAAAACAATATGGGTAA